One Plectropomus leopardus isolate mb unplaced genomic scaffold, YSFRI_Pleo_2.0 unplaced_scaffold26317, whole genome shotgun sequence DNA segment encodes these proteins:
- the LOC121966915 gene encoding kynureninase-like, with protein MDAFVGSTARETLERVSASLGCSPTSAEVAAYLDKHDKLRHLREKFLVPKIADLPPSDLSLVDGSEECIYLVGNSLGLQPKMAKKYLEEELEKWAKMGVHGHTEGSRPWAWAENNIEELMANVV; from the exons ATGGACGCGTTCGTCGGCTCAACTGCGAGAGAAACTCTGGAGCGAGTTTCAGCGTCTCTGGGCTGCAGCCCGACCTCTGCAGAAGTGGCTGCGTACCTCGACAAACACGACAAACTGAGACATCTCAGGGAAAAGTTCCTGGTGCCCAAAATTGCAGATTTGCCTCCCT CTGATCTCTCGCTGGTCGACGGCAGCGAGGAATGCATCTACCTTGTGGGGAACTCATTGGGGCTTCAGCCCAAAATGGCAAAGAAGTacctggaggaggagctggagaagtGGGCCAAAAT GGGCGTCCACGGTCACACAGAAGGGTCTCGCCCGTGGGCgtgggctgaaaacaacatcgAGGAGCTCATGGCGAATGTTGTTG